From a region of the Gossypium raimondii isolate GPD5lz chromosome 10, ASM2569854v1, whole genome shotgun sequence genome:
- the LOC105776405 gene encoding probable LRR receptor-like serine/threonine-protein kinase At3g47570 — translation MEQSRKHLEVSSSFFLVYVEVIILLSCFNLQGLNLLGLASPVAGGNETDQQALLQFKAKIIGDQLRSWNSSIHFCQWLGVTCGRKHQRVTRLELQFQKLSGSLSPYIGNLSFLRELNLSGNSFRNDIPQEIGGLRRLETLSLINNSLSGEIPSNLSACSKLTLVDMTGNQLTGEIPSMLGSLSNLKVLNLQNNSLRGSIPPSLGNLSSLEVLSLAINRLTGIIPEAFRQLTNLSDFSVAQNAISGIVPVAMFNLSNIRLFDIGQNKIQGTLHSDISITMPYVEFFSITGNQISGQIPLLISNASNLNVLHLADNKLSGNVPSLEKLNKLYKCALAINHLGHGEEGDLNFLCTLVNNTKLEFLYLIQNNFGGVFPECISNYSSTLLHLVIGENKISGRIPDGIGNLINLEFLAIAQNQLSGHIPFDIGRLQKLKIFSADNNFLSGIIPYSIGNLTMLTKLGLGVNNLQGNIPSSLGKCLNLLEINISYNNLNGSIPPEVLELSSLSIELDLSSNYLTGQLPVEVEKLKNLGYLDVSQNKLSGLLPNNLGSCVSMEKLLLDGNLFEGSIPSSLSSLRGLEALDVSNNNLSGGIPEFLVNFGALKYLNLSFNDFEGVVPSEGVFKNASATFVEGNNKLCGGIPELHLSRCNSKPSSNTSLRLKIAIVVVILGVTFLFSFLLIMWFRKKKEKQSTTTCVESSLLQLSYQSILRATDGFSTQNLVGSGSFGSVYKGVLEASGAVIAVKVLNLLNRGASRSFLAECEALKNIRHRNLVKVLTAISGVNYQGNDFKALVYEFMENGSLEDWLHPFIGMNEPETARNLNFFQRVSVAIDVAHALEYLHHHCEEPIIHCDLKPSNILLDEEMVGHISDFGLAKILSADKLNYSTNQSSSLGLRGTIGYAPPEYGLGSELSTKGDVYSYGILLLEMFTGKRPTHDMFKAGFSIHNFVMAALPERITEIIDPILLQERSRHRTPGNITFSDRHLQHLNSIFEIGLACSAESPSERMDMSDVVSKLCSIRDKLLRPTHYRHERQTYTAQSTGIQ, via the exons ATGGAGCAATCAAGAAAGCATTTGGAAGTGTCtagttctttttttcttgtttatgttgAAGTTATAATTCTTCTCTCATGCTTCAACTTGCAGGGTCTTAATTTGCTTGGTTTAGCAAGCCCTGTAGCTGGAGGAAATGAAACTGATCAACAAGCTTTACTCCAGTTCAAAGCAAAGATAATTGGTGATCAGCTCAGATCCTGGAATAGTTCCATTCACTTCTGTCAGTGGCTTGGTGTTACATGCGGTCGAAAGCATCAGAGAGTCACCAGGTTGGAGTTGCAATTCCAGAAACTATCGGGATCATTGTCACCGTACATTGGAAATTTGAGCTTTCTCAGGGAGTTGAATCTTTCGGGCAACAGCTTCCGCAATGATATTCCACAAGAAATAGGTGGTTTAAGAAGATTGGAAACATTAAGTCTGATTAATAACTCCCTCAGTGGTGAAATTCCTTCTAATTTATCTGCTTGTTCTAAGCTTACATTAGTTGATATGACAGGCAACCAACTAACAGGAGAAATACCATCTATGCTGGGTTCCTTGTCAAACCTGAAAGTCTTGAATCTTCAAAACAACAGTTTGAGAGGGAGCATCCCACCTTCGTTGGGGAACTTGTCATCCCTGGAAGTACTTTCTTTGGCGATTAATAGATTAACTGGGATCATACCTGAAGCTTTTCGACAACTGACAAATCTTTCAGATTTCTCGGTAGCACAAAATGCAATTTCTGGTATTGTTCCTGTTGCAATGTTCAACCTCTCCAATATTAGACTCTTTGATATTGGTCAAAACAAGATTCAAGGTACTCTTCATTCTGACATATCAATCACCATGCCATATGTTGAGTTCTTTTCCATAACTGGAAATCAAATCTCTGGACAAATCCCTCTCTTAATATCCAATGCCTCAAATCTGAATGTACTTCACTTAGCGGATAACAAACTCAGTGGAAATGTGCCTTCATTAGAAAAGCTGAATAAGCTGTATAAATGTGCCCTAGCCATAAACCATTTGGGTCATGGGGAAGAAGGTGACTTGAATTTTTTGTGCACTTTAGTTAATAATACCAAGCTAGAATTTCTATATCtaatccaaaataattttggaGGTGTATTTCCAGAATGCATTAGCAATTATTCTAGCACCCTTTTACATTTAGTAATAGGAGAGAACAAAATATCAGGACGAATCCCAGATGGGATTGGAAATCTCATCAATTTAGAGTTTCTAGCAATAGCACAAAATCAACTATCAGGTCACATTCCCTTTGATATTGGGAGGCTACAGAAGCTAAAGATATTTTCTGCTGATAATAATTTTCTCTCTGGGATTATTCCCTATTCTATTGgaaatttaacaatgttaaccAAACTTGGTTTAGGTGTTAACAATCTTCAAGGCAACATTCCTTCTAGTCTAGGTAAGTGCCtaaatttgcttgaaattaatatttcttaCAACAATCTTAATGGATCAATTCCGCCTGAAGTACTTGAGCTTTCATCCTTGTCCATTGAACTAGACTTATCATCAAACTATTTGACTGGTCAGCTTCCCGTTGAAGTAGAAAAACTGAAAAATCTGGGTTACTTGGATGTTTCTCAAAACAAGTTATCTGGTTTGCTTCCAAACAATCTTGGTAGCTGTGTAAGTATGGAGAAGCTGCTCTTGGATGGCAATTTGTTTGAAGGGTCCATTCCTTCATCTTTGAGTTCATTAAGAGGTCTTGAGGCATTGGATGTATCTAACAATAATCTTTCAGGTGGGATTCCTGAATTTCTTGTGAATTTTGGggcattaaaatatttaaatctcTCTTTCAATGATTTTGAGGGAGTGGTACCAAGTGAAGGAGTCTTTAAAAATGCAAGTGCTACATTTGTTGAGGGAAACAATAAACTTTGTGGAGGCATTCCTGAGTTACACTTGTCTAGATGTAACTCAAAACCATCATCAAACACTTCTCTTAGATTAAAAATTGCAATAGTTGTTGTGATTTTAGGAGTGACTTTTCTATTCTCTTTTCTCCTCATCATGTGGTttagaaagaagaaagagaagcaGTCAACAACAACTTGTGTAGAAAGTTCTCTTTTACAGTTATCATACCAAAGCATCCTAAGGGCTACGGATGGATTCTCCACGCAGAATTTGGTTGGTTCAGGAAGCTTTGGTTCTGTATACAAAGGAGTTCTTGAAGCTAGTGGAGCAGTTATTGCAGTGAAGGTGCTTAATCTTCTGAATCGTGGAGCTTCCAGGAGTTTCCTGGCTGAATGCGAGGCCTTGAAGAACATTCGACATCGGAATCTTGTCAAGGTGCTAACAGCTATTTCAGGAGTCAATTACCAAGGCAATGATTTTAAAGCCTTGGTTTATGAGTTCATGGAAAATGGAAGCTTGGAGGACTGGTTGCATCCATTTATTGGCATGAATGAACCAGAGACGGCTAGAAACCTAAACTTCTTCCAAAGAGTAAGTGTGGCCATAGATGTTGCTCATGCACTCGAATATCTGCACCATCATTGTGAAGAACCAATCATTCATTGTGACCTCAAGCCAAGCAATATTCTACTCGATGAGGAAATGGTTGGCCATATAAGTGACTTTGGCTTAGCAAAAATCCTTTCTGCAGACAAACTTAACTATTCTACTAATCAGTCAAGCTCTCTTGGATTAAGAGGAACTATTGGTTATGCTCCACCAG AATACGGCTTGGGAAGTGAGTTGTCAACAAAAGGTGATGTGTACAGCTATGGCATTCTTTTGCTAGAGATGTTTACAGGGAAGAGGCCAACTCATGACATGTTCAAAGCAGGTTTCAGCATTCACAATTTTGTTATGGCAGCTTTGCCGGAACGAATAACTGAGATTATAGATCCCATTCTTCTTCAGGAGAGATCTAGACATAGAACACCTGGAAACATCACTTTCAGTGACAGACATCTTCAACACTTGAATTCAATATTCGAGATTGGACTCGCTTGTTCCGCTGAATCGCCGAGTGAGCGGATGGACATGAGTGATGTTGTTTCCAAGTTATGTTCTATTAGAGACAAGCTTCTTCGTCCTACTCACTATCGTCATGAGCGCCAAACTTATACTGCTCAATCAACAGGTATACAATAA